A genomic stretch from Petrimonas mucosa includes:
- the mutS gene encoding DNA mismatch repair protein MutS, which yields MMKQYNEIKRQHPDAVLLFRVGDFYETFSDDAITASEILGITLTRRANGAAQFVELAGFPHHALDTYLPKLVRAGKRVAICDQLEDPKLAKTIVKRGITELVTPGVSINDNVLVHKENNFLAALYSTDGKLFGISFLDISTGEFLTTEGNRDETDKLLSSFSPKEILIERGSKRKFGENFGQDYLFYELDDWIFTDDASRERLLAHFKTKNLKGFGVQHLTLGIVASGAILHYLDITQHTQISHITSLRQIDDSRYVKLDKFTVRSLELITPMNEGGKSLLNILDKTISPMGSRMLRRWMVFPLKDVRSIDERLDVVENFFRETELKRLLEEKLSLIGDLERIISKAAVGRISPREVVQLKVALMAIEPIREAFLSSDNAVIRGMGEKLDPCSAIRDRIEREIVPDPPVQLNKGGVIRKGVDEQLDELRNIAFSGKDYLLQLQQQKIDETGIPSLKIAFNNVFGYYIEVRNTHKDKVPDTWIRKQTLVNAERYITEELKAYEEKILGAEEKIAIVEATLYNALVESLLEYIPAIQGNAAVIARADCLLSFAKVAGENRYIRPEINDSDAIDIKGGRHPVIEKQLPPDEPYVANDVYLDRDTQQIIIITGPNMAGKSALLRQTALITLMAQIGCFVPAESAKIGLVDKIFTRVGASDNISLGESTFMVEMNEAAYIINNITERSLVLFDELGRGTSTYDGISIAWSIVEYIHEHPRAKAKTLFATHYHELNEMEKSFKRIKNYNVAVKEVDNKVIFLRKLVPGGSEHSFGIHVAKMAGMPQSITKRSEAILQQMEAANRRQGINKPIKDIVENREGYQLSFFQLDDPVLSQVRDEILNLDVNNLTPLEALNKLNEIKKIVKGKQ from the coding sequence ATGATGAAACAGTATAACGAGATTAAACGACAACATCCCGATGCTGTTTTACTCTTTAGGGTGGGCGATTTCTATGAGACCTTTTCAGACGATGCGATTACTGCTTCGGAGATTCTGGGAATAACGTTGACACGCCGTGCCAACGGAGCGGCCCAATTTGTGGAATTGGCCGGATTTCCCCATCATGCCCTTGATACCTACCTGCCAAAACTGGTTAGGGCGGGAAAACGTGTCGCTATCTGCGATCAGCTGGAGGACCCAAAGCTTGCCAAGACAATTGTGAAACGTGGCATCACTGAACTGGTTACGCCAGGGGTTTCCATTAACGATAATGTGTTGGTTCATAAGGAGAACAATTTTCTTGCAGCCCTCTATTCAACTGACGGAAAGCTGTTCGGGATCTCGTTCCTCGATATTTCTACAGGTGAGTTTCTCACAACCGAAGGGAACAGGGACGAGACCGACAAGCTGCTCTCCAGCTTTTCACCCAAGGAGATTCTAATTGAGCGTGGCAGTAAACGTAAGTTTGGGGAGAATTTCGGGCAGGACTACCTGTTCTATGAACTGGATGATTGGATCTTTACCGATGATGCCTCCCGCGAAAGGTTGTTGGCTCACTTCAAAACCAAGAATCTGAAGGGATTTGGAGTGCAACACCTGACTCTTGGTATTGTTGCCTCCGGAGCCATCTTGCATTACCTCGACATAACCCAGCATACCCAGATCAGTCACATTACGTCACTCAGGCAGATCGACGATAGCCGTTACGTGAAACTGGACAAGTTCACGGTCCGAAGCCTGGAACTGATTACACCGATGAATGAAGGGGGAAAGAGTCTCCTCAATATCCTGGATAAAACCATCTCTCCCATGGGGTCGCGTATGTTGCGTCGATGGATGGTCTTTCCCCTGAAGGATGTCCGGTCGATCGACGAGCGTCTCGATGTGGTGGAGAATTTTTTTCGCGAAACTGAACTGAAACGTCTGCTGGAAGAGAAACTTTCCCTGATCGGTGATCTGGAACGGATTATCTCCAAGGCAGCCGTAGGCAGGATCTCCCCACGCGAAGTGGTACAGTTGAAAGTGGCATTAATGGCCATTGAACCGATTCGTGAGGCTTTCCTTTCGTCTGACAATGCCGTTATCCGGGGGATGGGGGAGAAACTGGATCCCTGTAGCGCTATCCGCGACCGGATAGAACGGGAGATTGTTCCTGATCCGCCAGTGCAACTGAATAAGGGGGGAGTGATAAGAAAGGGAGTGGATGAGCAGCTCGATGAATTGCGCAACATAGCCTTCTCGGGCAAGGACTATCTTCTTCAACTTCAACAGCAAAAAATTGACGAGACAGGTATTCCCTCCCTGAAGATTGCCTTCAACAATGTCTTCGGATATTATATCGAGGTGCGGAATACCCACAAGGATAAGGTGCCCGACACCTGGATACGGAAACAGACACTGGTAAACGCAGAGCGATACATTACCGAAGAGTTGAAAGCGTATGAGGAGAAAATTCTGGGAGCCGAAGAGAAAATTGCGATAGTTGAGGCAACACTTTACAATGCGCTTGTTGAGAGCCTGTTAGAATATATTCCTGCTATTCAGGGTAACGCTGCTGTAATTGCAAGGGCAGACTGCCTGCTCTCGTTTGCCAAGGTGGCCGGGGAGAACAGATATATCCGTCCCGAAATCAACGACTCGGATGCGATCGATATCAAAGGCGGTAGACACCCTGTCATTGAAAAACAGCTCCCTCCCGACGAACCCTATGTAGCCAATGATGTATACCTCGATCGGGATACACAGCAGATCATCATCATTACCGGTCCCAATATGGCCGGAAAGTCGGCACTGCTTCGTCAGACCGCACTGATAACTCTCATGGCACAAATCGGATGTTTTGTTCCGGCAGAATCGGCGAAGATCGGGCTGGTGGACAAGATCTTTACCCGTGTGGGCGCATCCGACAACATATCGTTGGGTGAATCCACGTTTATGGTGGAGATGAACGAGGCGGCCTATATCATTAACAATATTACCGAGCGAAGCCTGGTGCTTTTCGACGAGTTGGGCAGGGGGACAAGTACCTACGACGGGATCTCCATTGCCTGGTCGATTGTGGAATATATCCATGAACATCCCCGGGCAAAAGCCAAGACCCTCTTTGCTACGCACTATCACGAGCTGAATGAGATGGAGAAATCGTTTAAGCGAATTAAAAACTACAACGTTGCCGTGAAGGAGGTAGACAACAAGGTCATCTTTTTAAGAAAATTGGTTCCTGGTGGAAGTGAACACAGTTTCGGTATTCATGTCGCTAAGATGGCCGGGATGCCTCAAAGCATCACCAAGCGGTCGGAAGCGATCCTGCAACAGATGGAGGCTGCAAATCGCAGACAGGGAATCAATAAGCCGATCAAGGATATCGTGGAGAATCGGGAGGGGTATCAACTCAGTTTTTTCCAGCTGGATGATCCGGTGCTGAGCCAGGTCCGCGACGAGATCCTGAACCTCGACGTAAACAACCTCACACCTCTTGAGGCATTGAATAAGTTGAACGAGATAAAAAAAATCGTAAAAGGAAAGCAATAG
- a CDS encoding SIR2 family NAD-dependent protein deacylase, translating into MKKKLVVLTGAGMSAESGISTFRDSGGLWEKYRVEDVATPEAFQRNPALVLEFYNIRRRELIKAKPNEGHIGIAEMEKDFDVQIITQNIDNLHERAGSTRVLHLHGELMKARSVGDASLIYELPVDNPDINIGDKCEKGFQLRPHVVWFGEAVPLIEEAAEMVAGADIFVIIGTSMNVYPAAGLLDYVKKNVPVYLIDPKDVNTGRNHDVNHIVKGASEGVKELRRILENRK; encoded by the coding sequence ATGAAAAAGAAACTGGTTGTACTGACCGGAGCGGGAATGAGTGCCGAAAGCGGGATATCTACATTTCGCGATTCCGGCGGATTATGGGAAAAATATCGCGTGGAGGATGTGGCCACGCCAGAGGCATTTCAACGAAATCCGGCACTTGTGTTGGAGTTTTACAATATCAGGCGTCGTGAACTGATCAAAGCAAAACCCAATGAGGGCCATATTGGGATTGCAGAGATGGAAAAAGATTTTGATGTGCAGATAATTACGCAGAATATTGATAATTTGCACGAACGTGCGGGAAGTACTCGGGTGTTGCACCTGCATGGCGAACTGATGAAGGCAAGATCTGTAGGTGACGCATCTCTGATCTATGAGCTGCCGGTCGACAATCCGGATATCAATATTGGCGACAAGTGTGAGAAGGGGTTTCAATTGAGACCGCACGTCGTCTGGTTTGGCGAGGCGGTACCGTTGATCGAAGAGGCCGCTGAAATGGTGGCGGGTGCAGATATCTTTGTTATTATCGGTACTTCGATGAATGTTTATCCTGCAGCTGGATTGCTCGACTACGTAAAGAAAAATGTACCTGTTTACCTGATCGATCCCAAAGATGTGAACACGGGTCGGAACCATGATGTGAATCACATTGTTAAAGGGGCGTCAGAGGGGGTGAAGGAGCTTCGCCGGATACTTGAGAACCGGAAGTGA
- a CDS encoding FKBP-type peptidyl-prolyl cis-trans isomerase: MDKLSYALGMSMASSLVNSGLNQIDTDSFMKAFVAIINNGAAEMSPQEANQYIQEFLAKRQAEMLGENLRIGREFLEENKKKPGVVTLPSGLQYEVLKEGDGPKPKANEKVRCHYHGTLINGKVFDSSVERGQPAVFGVNQVIKGWVEALQLMSVGSKWKLYIPSELAYGSQGAGSSIEPNSTLIFDVELLGIE; the protein is encoded by the coding sequence ATGGATAAATTAAGTTATGCGTTGGGGATGAGCATGGCATCGAGTCTTGTAAATTCCGGACTGAACCAGATTGATACAGACTCATTCATGAAAGCATTCGTAGCGATCATCAATAACGGCGCAGCAGAGATGAGCCCACAGGAGGCCAACCAGTACATTCAGGAATTTCTGGCCAAGAGGCAGGCGGAGATGCTGGGAGAAAATCTTCGGATTGGACGCGAATTTCTGGAGGAGAACAAAAAGAAACCGGGTGTGGTTACACTTCCCAGCGGTTTACAATATGAGGTCCTGAAGGAAGGCGACGGCCCGAAACCCAAAGCGAACGAAAAAGTGAGGTGCCACTATCACGGAACACTGATCAACGGAAAAGTATTCGACAGTTCAGTCGAGAGAGGACAGCCGGCAGTTTTTGGTGTAAACCAGGTAATCAAGGGCTGGGTAGAGGCGCTGCAATTGATGAGCGTCGGTTCCAAATGGAAACTCTACATCCCATCTGAGTTAGCCTACGGGAGTCAGGGTGCCGGAAGCTCCATCGAGCCCAACTCCACCTTGATTTTTGACGTCGAATTATTAGGAATAGAATAA
- a CDS encoding FKBP-type peptidyl-prolyl cis-trans isomerase: MKQKKLVVLGALAAFSIGLTSCGSDSSAPAASLKSDVDSISYAYGVNLADQGGLMQYLEQSGIIQSTTNLQHEYQMRISSADSTQKEALEKELEAKIDSLNKVNAPKLNEFIKGLKESMKGGEEQSAYIQGLSVGHQISQQMVPQFGSMLFGEDSGKEINNDQMLAGLISTLKNQSTAISKMDASLLIQRSVEDAQAKQQAKQEEELKVQYKDSIAAGEKFLAENAKRESVVTLPSGLQYEVIRKGNGPIPSDGNTVKVHYHGTLINGTVFDSSIERKEPATFGVNQVIAGWTEALKLMPVGSKWKLYVPYNLAYGAQDRGTIKPFSTLIFEVELLGIEK; the protein is encoded by the coding sequence ATGAAACAAAAAAAACTTGTTGTACTTGGCGCACTGGCCGCATTTTCAATTGGGCTGACTTCATGCGGTAGCGACAGTTCCGCACCCGCGGCATCATTAAAGAGCGATGTAGATAGCATTTCTTATGCTTATGGCGTTAACCTGGCAGACCAGGGCGGATTGATGCAGTACCTGGAGCAGTCCGGTATTATCCAGAGCACGACAAACCTCCAACACGAGTACCAGATGCGCATCTCCTCTGCCGACTCTACCCAGAAAGAGGCATTAGAGAAAGAGCTGGAAGCAAAAATCGATTCATTGAATAAGGTAAATGCTCCCAAACTGAACGAATTCATCAAAGGCTTGAAAGAGTCGATGAAGGGAGGAGAAGAACAATCTGCCTACATACAGGGACTGAGCGTCGGTCATCAGATCAGCCAGCAGATGGTTCCCCAGTTCGGATCGATGTTGTTCGGTGAAGATTCAGGTAAGGAGATCAACAACGACCAGATGTTGGCAGGTTTGATCAGCACGCTGAAAAATCAAAGCACCGCGATATCAAAAATGGATGCCAGCTTGCTGATTCAGCGTTCGGTAGAAGATGCACAGGCAAAACAGCAGGCAAAACAGGAAGAGGAGTTGAAAGTTCAGTATAAGGACTCTATCGCCGCAGGCGAAAAGTTCCTGGCTGAAAACGCTAAACGTGAAAGCGTTGTAACTCTCCCCAGCGGACTGCAGTATGAGGTAATCCGCAAAGGAAACGGTCCGATACCATCCGATGGCAACACCGTGAAGGTACACTACCATGGCACCCTGATCAACGGAACTGTTTTCGACAGCAGTATTGAGAGAAAAGAGCCTGCAACTTTTGGCGTAAACCAGGTTATCGCCGGATGGACCGAAGCACTCAAGCTGATGCCTGTTGGTTCGAAATGGAAACTCTACGTTCCCTACAACCTGGCTTACGGTGCGCAAGACCGCGGAACTATCAAACCATTCTCCACGCTGATTTTTGAAGTGGAATTGCTGGGAATAGAAAAGTAA
- a CDS encoding SusC/RagA family TonB-linked outer membrane protein, which translates to MKRKLFLFFTLFLAGIGILVAQTQVRGTVVDESGEPIIGATVQIKGTAQGTVTDLDGRFTLSAPADATLIISYVGLTTQEVPVRPTVNVTLLQDAELLQEVVVTALGISREKKSLGYSVAEVSADELIKSRGGVTNPINSLVGKVSGLQISGSTGNMGGSSKILIRGAKSISGNNQPLFVIDGVPIEGTDYNSTDAARGAGGYDYGNLIQDINPDDIESISVLKGPNASALYGSRATNGVVMIVTKKGASQKGLGISFNTGIGFEKVNKLPVMQRKYGGGYSLGAYDEDGEPLARINGVDYNIIDYGVDESWGPAYDGTTQYLSWYDLAKWENAGRVGSPTTSIWKAPENDIDKFFETGVSVTNNINISRANDNTAFRVSYTNMSLKGYMPNSNLMKNSFNASGSIKVTDKYELFSNITYLNQATTGRPETGYGDNNVMQKFIQWGQRQLDMKELKSLYKFNDGTQATWNRAGWDDPTPEYSNNPYWSRYMNYQNDSRNRLYGNAGIKAYILKNLTAQFKSSLDFFTDKQFERSAVYSQEESRFAEYHRQQYEFNNELLLQYSTSLNEDLTWNLNAGANTMHRNYQRLEGYSVSGLVLPEFYNLSNSRSPAKSENYTSKKSVNSLFASTTLGYQSLAYLDGTIRNDWSSSLNGKGYLYYSLTGSFILSEVIKQDWLTFSKIRLGYAKVGGDTDPYRIFDTYSFYTSLDQNHAYLLPTTKNNIDLKPEQTHSYEAGVEASFLDNRLGFDLTLYKSITRDQIMPLSLTGASGYTSMIINAGRMDNQGVELKLDFTPVRTHDFEWDATITMASNSNKVVDLIEGVDYYRIVNAPFKVEIGAYKGQEYGVIMGTDYVYDDKGNKVVQDDGLYASTSGNVPLGSAYPDFTGGILNSFRYKNVNFSILFDGQQGGKFFSTSYMWGIYSGMLEETADNNELGVPKRNDPEENGGVLLPGVFADGTPNNIRLDAETWASGMYSGPAAQNVFKSDFIKLREITIGYTVPLKSKHISNLNISAYGRNLALWGPATKHFDPESATTSSGNIQGIEGGALPSLATFGLNVGFQF; encoded by the coding sequence ATGAAAAGGAAATTATTTTTGTTTTTTACCCTTTTCCTGGCAGGAATAGGGATCTTGGTCGCCCAGACGCAGGTACGCGGTACTGTGGTGGATGAATCGGGAGAACCGATTATCGGGGCTACCGTTCAGATTAAAGGCACTGCACAAGGAACAGTGACTGATCTCGACGGTCGTTTCACGTTGTCTGCCCCGGCGGATGCAACATTAATCATCTCCTATGTAGGGCTTACCACGCAGGAAGTGCCCGTCAGACCAACGGTAAATGTTACCCTTCTACAGGATGCCGAACTGCTCCAAGAAGTGGTTGTGACCGCCCTTGGTATCAGTCGTGAAAAAAAATCGCTCGGCTATTCTGTGGCCGAGGTGAGTGCCGATGAGTTGATCAAGTCACGTGGCGGTGTTACGAATCCAATCAACTCACTGGTTGGAAAAGTATCCGGATTGCAGATATCGGGCTCTACCGGAAATATGGGCGGTTCATCCAAGATATTGATAAGGGGAGCAAAATCGATCTCCGGGAACAATCAACCGCTCTTCGTCATTGACGGGGTTCCCATCGAAGGCACGGACTACAACTCTACCGATGCCGCACGTGGAGCTGGAGGTTATGACTACGGTAACCTGATCCAGGATATCAACCCCGACGACATCGAGTCTATCTCCGTATTGAAGGGTCCCAACGCTTCGGCACTGTACGGTTCACGCGCAACCAACGGTGTGGTCATGATCGTCACAAAGAAAGGTGCCAGCCAGAAAGGATTGGGGATCTCATTCAACACCGGTATCGGATTCGAAAAAGTGAACAAGCTTCCTGTAATGCAGAGAAAATATGGTGGCGGCTATTCATTGGGCGCATACGATGAAGATGGTGAACCTTTGGCAAGGATTAACGGTGTTGATTACAACATCATCGATTATGGAGTGGATGAAAGCTGGGGGCCCGCATACGACGGAACCACCCAATACCTTTCGTGGTACGACCTGGCCAAGTGGGAAAATGCCGGAAGGGTCGGCAGTCCTACAACAAGCATCTGGAAAGCTCCTGAGAATGATATCGATAAATTCTTTGAAACCGGTGTTAGCGTAACCAATAACATCAACATCTCAAGAGCCAATGACAATACAGCCTTCAGGGTATCTTACACCAACATGTCGCTGAAGGGATACATGCCCAACAGTAACCTGATGAAGAACTCGTTCAATGCAAGCGGATCCATCAAGGTGACCGACAAGTATGAACTCTTCTCAAACATCACCTACCTGAACCAGGCAACAACCGGCCGTCCCGAAACCGGATATGGCGACAACAACGTCATGCAGAAGTTTATCCAGTGGGGACAACGTCAGTTGGATATGAAAGAGCTGAAATCGCTCTACAAATTCAACGACGGCACCCAGGCTACCTGGAACCGCGCCGGATGGGATGACCCGACACCAGAGTATTCAAATAACCCCTACTGGTCGCGCTACATGAACTATCAAAACGACAGCAGGAACAGGTTGTACGGTAACGCAGGCATCAAGGCCTATATATTGAAAAACCTGACTGCCCAGTTTAAATCGAGTCTCGATTTCTTCACCGATAAACAGTTCGAGCGTAGCGCCGTATATTCGCAGGAAGAATCGAGGTTTGCCGAATATCACCGTCAACAGTATGAATTCAACAACGAATTGCTGTTACAATACTCCACCAGTCTGAACGAGGACCTCACATGGAACCTGAATGCGGGAGCCAATACCATGCACCGGAACTATCAGCGGCTGGAAGGTTATTCCGTATCGGGACTGGTCCTTCCGGAATTCTACAACCTCTCCAACTCGAGGAGCCCGGCAAAATCTGAAAACTATACGAGCAAGAAATCGGTTAATAGCTTGTTTGCAAGCACCACACTCGGTTATCAGTCGCTGGCATATCTCGACGGAACCATCCGCAACGACTGGTCATCAAGCCTGAACGGCAAGGGATATCTCTACTACTCATTAACGGGAAGCTTTATCCTGTCGGAAGTGATCAAGCAAGACTGGCTCACATTCTCCAAGATCAGGTTGGGTTATGCAAAAGTAGGTGGCGACACCGATCCCTATCGCATCTTCGATACTTACTCTTTCTACACCAGTCTCGATCAGAACCATGCTTATCTGCTGCCTACGACCAAAAACAATATCGATTTGAAACCCGAGCAGACCCACTCATATGAGGCAGGAGTTGAGGCTAGCTTCCTCGACAACAGGCTCGGATTTGATCTTACCTTATACAAGAGCATCACGCGCGATCAGATCATGCCTCTGTCGCTGACAGGTGCCAGCGGTTATACTTCAATGATTATCAATGCCGGTAGAATGGACAACCAAGGAGTAGAGCTGAAGCTCGACTTCACCCCGGTCAGAACGCACGACTTTGAATGGGATGCAACCATCACGATGGCCAGCAACAGCAACAAGGTGGTAGACCTGATTGAAGGTGTCGATTACTACCGTATCGTAAACGCTCCGTTCAAAGTGGAAATCGGCGCATACAAGGGTCAGGAGTACGGTGTAATCATGGGTACCGACTATGTATATGACGACAAAGGAAACAAGGTGGTTCAGGACGACGGACTCTACGCCTCCACAAGCGGTAATGTCCCCCTTGGTAGTGCCTATCCCGATTTTACAGGCGGTATTCTCAACTCCTTCCGCTACAAGAATGTAAATTTCAGCATTCTGTTCGATGGTCAACAAGGCGGCAAATTTTTCTCCACCTCCTACATGTGGGGTATCTACTCAGGTATGCTTGAAGAGACTGCCGACAACAACGAGCTGGGAGTTCCGAAGCGGAACGATCCGGAAGAAAACGGAGGTGTATTGCTTCCCGGTGTATTTGCAGACGGCACGCCCAACAATATCCGGCTTGATGCGGAGACTTGGGCAAGTGGTATGTATTCCGGCCCCGCCGCTCAAAATGTATTCAAGAGCGATTTTATCAAGTTGAGAGAGATCACAATCGGTTATACTGTTCCACTGAAATCCAAGCACATCAGTAACCTGAACATCTCCGCATATGGTCGCAACCTGGCTCTCTGGGGACCTGCCACCAAGCATTTCGATCCGGAATCGGCCACTACAAGCTCCGGCAACATCCAGGGTATTGAAGGAGGTGCATTGCCTTCACTCGCCACTTTCGGTCTCAACGTTGGATTTCAATTTTAA
- a CDS encoding SusD/RagB family nutrient-binding outer membrane lipoprotein, whose amino-acid sequence MKTFNKILLAFLTIFLIVSCQDLEDLNKNPNQPDKVSTATLLTGAQKKMMDYIYDTWFSGRQALPYAQYWSQRNYTEEDRYQIRESVNNSYFNHLYVTAGNYVLIEKMNSDEATKAESATYGSNNNQIAVAKILKVWLMQVIADTWGSVPYSEAFKLNDGVTYPKYDDLEVLYPGFIDELDEAIALIDEDEVAFTSGDRIYDGDATKWKQFANSLKCRIAIRLSKVDPNWRSYIDEAVASGVFTSNDDEAMFKYSNEAPNECYFYRGFFVDGRNDFSITKPFTDLLKGQRDTLNNKQHPWEGVVDPRLPIYTTSRSGNYVGLPYGLPSNNMTTAIRNAAPTWYTSSPPTILNKDFSVPLMTYAELCFILSERYNWDRGWYEEGVRSSIEHWYALAGESADQDELDEYVESVSEVVNAETVATQKYIHLYMHGTEAWSEYRRTGYPLTMLKPGEFTYVVSGEKVPFTPLSETKGDLPARVKYPTNESTLNPTGFSAAVAKLQDGTNNYYSKMYWDVRTAQNPHPENK is encoded by the coding sequence ATGAAAACATTCAACAAAATACTACTCGCATTCCTGACTATCTTCTTGATTGTATCGTGTCAGGACCTGGAGGATTTGAACAAAAACCCCAACCAGCCGGATAAGGTTTCTACGGCCACCCTGTTGACAGGTGCTCAAAAGAAGATGATGGACTATATCTACGACACCTGGTTCAGCGGTCGCCAGGCACTACCCTATGCACAATATTGGAGCCAGCGGAATTATACGGAAGAAGACCGTTATCAGATCCGCGAATCGGTAAACAACAGCTATTTCAATCACCTCTATGTTACCGCAGGCAATTATGTCCTTATCGAAAAAATGAACAGCGATGAGGCAACAAAGGCTGAATCCGCCACTTATGGCAGCAACAACAACCAGATTGCAGTAGCCAAAATCCTGAAAGTATGGTTGATGCAGGTAATTGCCGATACATGGGGAAGCGTTCCCTATTCAGAAGCGTTCAAACTGAATGACGGCGTAACCTATCCCAAATATGATGACCTGGAGGTTCTCTATCCCGGCTTTATCGATGAGCTGGACGAGGCCATTGCCCTTATCGACGAAGACGAGGTGGCTTTTACCTCCGGAGACAGGATATATGACGGCGATGCCACGAAGTGGAAACAGTTTGCAAACAGTTTAAAATGCCGTATAGCCATTCGTTTGTCGAAGGTAGACCCCAACTGGAGAAGCTACATCGATGAAGCGGTCGCTTCGGGCGTATTTACCTCTAACGACGATGAAGCGATGTTTAAATACTCCAACGAAGCGCCCAACGAATGCTATTTCTACCGTGGCTTCTTTGTGGATGGCCGCAACGACTTCTCCATAACCAAGCCCTTCACCGATCTGCTGAAAGGGCAGCGCGACACGCTGAACAACAAGCAACACCCCTGGGAGGGCGTGGTTGACCCGCGGTTACCTATCTACACCACATCGAGAAGTGGAAATTATGTCGGACTACCATACGGCTTGCCGAGCAACAACATGACCACGGCCATACGTAACGCAGCCCCCACATGGTACACCTCATCTCCTCCTACCATTTTGAACAAGGATTTTTCGGTTCCGTTGATGACATATGCCGAATTGTGTTTTATTCTCAGTGAACGTTACAATTGGGATAGAGGGTGGTACGAAGAAGGTGTAAGATCCTCAATCGAGCATTGGTATGCATTGGCCGGCGAGTCGGCCGACCAGGACGAACTGGACGAGTATGTAGAGTCGGTCAGCGAGGTGGTAAATGCAGAAACGGTAGCTACGCAGAAGTACATCCATCTCTATATGCATGGTACCGAGGCATGGAGTGAATATCGCAGGACCGGCTATCCGCTGACGATGCTCAAGCCGGGAGAATTCACCTACGTGGTGAGCGGCGAAAAAGTACCCTTTACGCCGCTTTCAGAAACAAAGGGAGATCTGCCTGCCCGTGTAAAATATCCCACCAACGAAAGTACATTGAACCCGACAGGTTTCAGTGCAGCAGTTGCCAAACTGCAAGATGGAACCAACAATTATTACTCTAAAATGTATTGGGATGTTCGCACTGCGCAGAATCCTCATCCCGAAAATAAATAA